One Corvus moneduloides isolate bCorMon1 chromosome Z, bCorMon1.pri, whole genome shotgun sequence genomic window carries:
- the RXFP3 gene encoding relaxin-3 receptor 1 isoform X1, giving the protein MGEPCERGACSPAAGIKEGAHRESWDTPLGFLEGAQMDNGSNVSFLQLLKNINLERADGMQGDSSDVVRIVISLVYSVVCALGLVGNLLVLYLMKSKQGWRKSSINLFVTSLAVTDFQFVLTLPFWAVENALDFNWLFGKAMCKIVSYVTAMNMYASVFFLTAMSVARYRSVASALKNQRRGDPLGGCCSAKWLCALIWLSAVLASLPHAIFSTTATVFDDVLCLVKFPEGQGNNAQFWLGLYHIQKVLLGFMVPLVIISLCYLLLVRFISDKHVGSTCSGPSIRRRSKVTRSVSIVVLSFFLCWLPNQALTTWGILIKLNVVHFSNEYFLSQVYLFPISVCLAHSNSCLNPILYCLMRREFRKALKSLLWRITSPSLTTMRPFTDTTKPEKEEQALHAVMPVHPVPAAPRAAAIQAEVAYYPPGVVMYNSRYDLLPASSMEQHC; this is encoded by the coding sequence ATGGGCGAGCCCTGCGAGCGCGGTGCCTGCTCGCCAGCCGCTGGCATAAAGGAAGGAGCGCACCGGGAGTCCTGGGACACGCCGCTGGGCTTTCTGGAAGGCGCTCAGATGGACAACGGGAGCAACGTGTCCTTCTTGCAGCTCTTGAAGAATATCAACCTGGAGCGAGCTGACGGGATGCAGGGGGACAGCTCTGATGTCGTTAGGATTGTCATCTCGCTGGTGTATTCCGTGGTGTGCGCCCTGGGACTGGTGGGCAACCTGCTGGTGCTCTACCTGATGAAAAGCAAGCAAGGCTGGAGGAAATCCTCCATCAACCTCTTTGTGACCAGCCTGGCAGTGACTGACTTCCAGTTTGTGCTGACCTTGCCATTCTGGGCAGTGGAGAACGCGCTGGACTTCAACTGGCTCTTCGGCAAGGCAATGTGTAAGATCGTCTCCTATGTGACAGCAATGAATATGTATGCCAGTGTATTCTTTCTCACTGCCATGAGTGTGGCTCGATACCGCTCTGTGGCTTCAGCCTTGAAGAATCAGCGTCGAGGTGACCCActgggtggctgctgctctgccaagTGGCTTTGTGCACTCATCTGGCTGTCGGCTGTCCTGGCTTCCCTGCCCCATGCCATTTTTTCCACCACTGCCACTGTCTTTGATGATGTTCTCTGCCTTGTCAAGTTCCCAGAGGGCCAAGGCAACAATGCCCAGTTCTGGCTTGGTCTGTACCACATCCagaaggtgctgctgggctTCATGGTACCGCTGGTCATCATTAGTCTCTGCTACTTGCTCCTGGTGCGCTTCATCAGTGACAAGCACGTGGGCAGCACCTGCAGTGGCCCCAGCATCAGGCGCCGCTCCAAAGTGACTAGGTCAGTGTCCATCGTGGTGCTGTCCTTCTTCTTGTGCTGGCTGCCTAACCAAGCACTTACAACGTGGGGGATACTCATCAAACTCAACGTGGTGCACTTCAGTAATGAATACTTTCTCTCCCAAGTGTACCTCTTCCCCATCAGCGTGTGCCTGGCACATTCCAACAGCTGCCTCAATCCCATCCTCTACTGCCTCATGCGCAGGGAGTTCCGCAAGGCACTGAAGAGCCTCCTCTGGAGGATCACCTCACCTTCCCTCACCACTATGCGCCCTTTCACTGACACCACCAAGCCTGAGAAGGAGGAGCAGGCCCTGCATGCCGTGATGCCTGtccaccctgtccctgctgctccccgtGCTGCAGCCATCCAAGCAGAGGTGGCCTATTACCCTCCAGGGGTGGTGATGTACAACAGCCGCTACgacctgctgcctgccagctccatggagcagcactgctga
- the RXFP3 gene encoding relaxin-3 receptor 1 isoform X2, with protein sequence MGEPCERGACSPAAGIKEGAHRESWDTPLGFLEGAQMDNGSNVSFLQLLKNINLERADGMQGDSSDVVRIVISLVYSVVCALGLVGNLLVLYLMKSKQGWRKSSINLFVTSLAVTDFQFVLTLPFWAVENALDFNWLFGKAMCKIVSYVTAMNMYASVFFLTAMSVARYRSVASALKNQRRGDPLGGCCSAKWLCALIWLSAVLASLPHAIFSTTATVFDDVLCLVKFPEGQGNNAQFWLGLYHIQKVLLGFMVPLVIISLCYLLLVRFISDKHVGSTCSGPSIRRRSKVTRSVSIVVLSFFLCWLPNQALTTWGILIKLNVVHFSNEYFLSQVYLFPISVCLAHSNSCLNPILYCLMRREFRKALKSLLWRITSPSLTTMRPFTDTTKPEKEEQALHAVMPVHPVPAAPRAAAIQAEAEQTSPALSTC encoded by the coding sequence ATGGGCGAGCCCTGCGAGCGCGGTGCCTGCTCGCCAGCCGCTGGCATAAAGGAAGGAGCGCACCGGGAGTCCTGGGACACGCCGCTGGGCTTTCTGGAAGGCGCTCAGATGGACAACGGGAGCAACGTGTCCTTCTTGCAGCTCTTGAAGAATATCAACCTGGAGCGAGCTGACGGGATGCAGGGGGACAGCTCTGATGTCGTTAGGATTGTCATCTCGCTGGTGTATTCCGTGGTGTGCGCCCTGGGACTGGTGGGCAACCTGCTGGTGCTCTACCTGATGAAAAGCAAGCAAGGCTGGAGGAAATCCTCCATCAACCTCTTTGTGACCAGCCTGGCAGTGACTGACTTCCAGTTTGTGCTGACCTTGCCATTCTGGGCAGTGGAGAACGCGCTGGACTTCAACTGGCTCTTCGGCAAGGCAATGTGTAAGATCGTCTCCTATGTGACAGCAATGAATATGTATGCCAGTGTATTCTTTCTCACTGCCATGAGTGTGGCTCGATACCGCTCTGTGGCTTCAGCCTTGAAGAATCAGCGTCGAGGTGACCCActgggtggctgctgctctgccaagTGGCTTTGTGCACTCATCTGGCTGTCGGCTGTCCTGGCTTCCCTGCCCCATGCCATTTTTTCCACCACTGCCACTGTCTTTGATGATGTTCTCTGCCTTGTCAAGTTCCCAGAGGGCCAAGGCAACAATGCCCAGTTCTGGCTTGGTCTGTACCACATCCagaaggtgctgctgggctTCATGGTACCGCTGGTCATCATTAGTCTCTGCTACTTGCTCCTGGTGCGCTTCATCAGTGACAAGCACGTGGGCAGCACCTGCAGTGGCCCCAGCATCAGGCGCCGCTCCAAAGTGACTAGGTCAGTGTCCATCGTGGTGCTGTCCTTCTTCTTGTGCTGGCTGCCTAACCAAGCACTTACAACGTGGGGGATACTCATCAAACTCAACGTGGTGCACTTCAGTAATGAATACTTTCTCTCCCAAGTGTACCTCTTCCCCATCAGCGTGTGCCTGGCACATTCCAACAGCTGCCTCAATCCCATCCTCTACTGCCTCATGCGCAGGGAGTTCCGCAAGGCACTGAAGAGCCTCCTCTGGAGGATCACCTCACCTTCCCTCACCACTATGCGCCCTTTCACTGACACCACCAAGCCTGAGAAGGAGGAGCAGGCCCTGCATGCCGTGATGCCTGtccaccctgtccctgctgctccccgtGCTGCAGCCATCCAAGCAGAG